From a single Cytophagales bacterium WSM2-2 genomic region:
- a CDS encoding DNA-binding response regulator → MNKIQCIIIEDEKPAQEILKSFLSRVEWIELKGTFDDAIAALDYLNNHEPDLIFLDIQMPSLTGIEFLKVTKNLPQVIITTAYSEYAIDAFELDVRDYLVKPFSFERFLKAVNRVTTKPDVKQVYQINSSETTRHSFAFFNVNKTMVKVMFDEVLYIESMREYVYIHTPGGKVITKMGIGEMEKILTDGFLRIHRSFLVNQSKVSSYNAEEIFIDKISLPIGPNYKKMIEAAFGKMSAQS, encoded by the coding sequence ATGAATAAAATTCAGTGTATCATTATCGAAGATGAAAAACCAGCACAGGAAATACTGAAGTCATTCCTGTCGAGGGTAGAGTGGATTGAATTGAAAGGGACTTTCGATGACGCCATCGCGGCTCTGGATTACCTGAACAATCATGAGCCTGATCTTATCTTCCTCGATATTCAAATGCCATCACTCACCGGTATCGAATTCCTCAAGGTTACCAAAAATCTTCCTCAGGTGATTATCACCACAGCCTATTCGGAATATGCCATTGATGCCTTCGAGCTTGATGTGCGCGACTATCTCGTGAAACCTTTTTCTTTCGAACGCTTTTTGAAAGCTGTCAATCGTGTGACGACAAAGCCTGATGTCAAACAGGTTTATCAAATTAATAGTAGTGAAACCACACGCCACAGCTTTGCTTTTTTCAATGTCAATAAAACGATGGTGAAAGTGATGTTTGACGAAGTGCTCTACATCGAAAGCATGCGAGAGTATGTTTACATTCACACACCTGGCGGCAAAGTCATCACAAAAATGGGAATCGGTGAGATGGAGAAGATTCTAACTGATGGTTTTCTTCGCATCCACCGGTCTTTCCTGGTCAATCAAAGTAAAGTAAGCTCGTACAATGCCGAGGAAATTTTCATTGATAAAATTTCTCTTCCCATTGGACCCAACTACAAAAAGATGATTGAAGCTGCATTTGGGAAAATGTCAGCCCAAAGTTGA
- a CDS encoding aminopeptidase, translated as MKRINTLLWVALIAFCAQSYAQTKDPVVDGIVKEATENSQLEKLAHELFDVIGPRLVGTPQMQQANDWAVAKYTGWGISAKNEKWGEWRAWERGISHIDMVSPRVRSLEGMMLAWSPGTNGKTVTADVIIIPDVADSIAFQKWLPNVKGKFVMISMKQPTGRPDYNWEEFGTKESFEKMKKERSEQTEAWANRIKKTGRTNRTLPVELEKAGAVGIVMSNWSRGFGVNKIFDAYTKKIPTVDISLEDYSLLYRLSENGTTPKISVYADSKDKGVAPTFNTIAEIKGTEKPNEYVMLSAHFDSWDGGSGATDNGTGTLTMMEAMRILKKIYPNPKRTILVGHWGSEEQGLNGSRAFVEDHPEIIQNLQVLFNQDNGTGRIANISGQGFLHAYDYITRWLTKVPEKYKDKLETRFPGSPGGGGSDFASFVAVGAPGFSLSSTSWSYGNYTWHTNRDTYDKVVFDDVRSNAIMAAILVYAACEDPSKTSREKSVLPTNARTGEQTKWPEQRKATRKGGLDQK; from the coding sequence ATGAAAAGAATCAATACGTTGCTTTGGGTTGCACTGATTGCATTTTGTGCCCAAAGCTACGCCCAAACGAAAGACCCGGTAGTAGACGGCATTGTGAAGGAGGCAACCGAAAATTCTCAACTGGAAAAACTAGCACACGAACTATTTGATGTTATCGGCCCTCGCCTGGTAGGAACACCGCAAATGCAGCAGGCCAACGATTGGGCCGTTGCCAAATATACCGGCTGGGGTATTTCCGCAAAAAATGAAAAATGGGGAGAGTGGCGCGCATGGGAACGAGGCATCTCACACATCGACATGGTATCTCCCCGGGTGAGATCATTAGAAGGGATGATGCTGGCATGGAGTCCTGGCACTAACGGAAAGACAGTTACGGCTGATGTGATTATCATTCCGGATGTGGCTGACTCAATTGCTTTTCAAAAATGGTTGCCCAATGTGAAAGGGAAATTTGTTATGATTTCAATGAAGCAACCAACCGGACGCCCCGACTACAACTGGGAAGAATTCGGAACGAAAGAATCATTTGAAAAAATGAAGAAAGAGCGCTCCGAGCAGACGGAGGCCTGGGCAAATCGCATCAAGAAAACTGGCCGCACAAACCGCACGCTGCCGGTGGAATTGGAGAAGGCAGGTGCAGTTGGTATTGTGATGTCCAACTGGTCAAGGGGTTTTGGTGTGAATAAGATTTTTGATGCTTACACCAAGAAAATTCCTACAGTAGACATTTCCCTGGAAGATTACAGTTTACTTTATCGTCTTTCAGAAAATGGAACAACTCCGAAGATCAGCGTTTATGCCGATTCAAAAGACAAAGGTGTCGCTCCCACTTTCAACACGATTGCAGAAATTAAAGGAACAGAGAAACCGAACGAGTATGTGATGCTCTCAGCACACTTCGATTCATGGGACGGAGGCAGTGGTGCTACTGACAACGGAACAGGCACGCTGACAATGATGGAAGCAATGCGCATCCTGAAGAAAATTTATCCTAATCCCAAGCGCACAATACTGGTAGGTCATTGGGGGAGCGAAGAGCAAGGTCTCAATGGATCACGTGCTTTCGTTGAAGATCATCCCGAGATTATTCAGAATCTTCAGGTACTGTTCAACCAGGATAATGGAACAGGACGTATCGCAAACATTTCTGGCCAGGGATTTTTGCACGCATACGATTATATCACTCGGTGGCTGACGAAAGTGCCTGAAAAATATAAAGACAAATTGGAGACCCGTTTTCCCGGAAGCCCCGGTGGCGGTGGTTCAGACTTCGCTTCGTTTGTGGCAGTTGGAGCTCCTGGTTTTTCACTGAGCTCCACGAGTTGGTCATATGGTAACTATACATGGCACACCAATCGCGACACATATGACAAAGTAGTGTTCGATGATGTTCGCAGCAATGCTATCATGGCTGCTATTTTGGTTTATGCAGCTTGCGAAGATCCAAGCAAGACTTCACGTGAGAAGAGCGTGTTGCCTACGAATGCAAGAACCGGTGAGCAAACCAAGTGGCCGGAGCAGAGAAAAGCCACCCGAAAAGGAGGATTGGATCAGAAGTAA
- a CDS encoding aminoacyl-tRNA hydrolase — MNRILTPEVLMSELEFSTSRSSGPGGQNVNKVNTKVTMRWSVSNSALLAPEEKELLLQKLSNRLTVDGTLILTAQEKRSQLQNKEEVLNKFGDLLQKAFAKKKKRKATKPSKGSVQTRLDKKKKHADKKKWRQSRF, encoded by the coding sequence ATGAATAGAATTTTGACTCCGGAAGTATTGATGAGCGAATTGGAATTTTCCACATCGCGCAGCAGTGGTCCGGGTGGGCAGAATGTGAACAAGGTGAACACGAAAGTGACAATGCGTTGGAGCGTCAGCAACTCGGCATTGCTTGCACCAGAAGAAAAAGAACTCTTGCTGCAGAAACTGTCCAACCGCCTCACGGTTGACGGGACTTTAATCCTTACTGCGCAAGAGAAACGATCGCAGTTGCAAAACAAGGAAGAGGTGTTGAATAAATTCGGGGACCTCCTTCAGAAGGCATTCGCAAAAAAGAAAAAACGAAAAGCTACTAAGCCATCCAAAGGTTCTGTTCAAACACGTCTCGACAAAAAGAAAAAACACGCAGATAAAAAGAAGTGGCGGCAAAGTCGGTTTTAG
- a CDS encoding SusC/RagA family TonB-linked outer membrane protein, producing the protein MCFSLGFAFSVWAQNRVVTGKVTSQEDGSILPGVNVLLKGTTTGTVTDSNGIYKIDVPSDGGVLVFTFIGMESKEETVGARNTIDLLMKSDIKQLQEVVVNAIGENISKDKMGVVSTSVTGSSVVQSGEAGVINGLAGKAAGVIITRSGGDPGAGSYIQLRGQSTITGDLQPLIVIDGMPMFNDNLGMAVGGTQQQSRLNDINPADIANIEVIKSAAGAALWGSRALNGVIVITTKKAKNSQGRLNASYSATASFDMVNKMPDLQRTFGQGSNGLYSNSASTSYGDVIAQRTGGAETPTGTAYVQFPDGTKRYAIAGGNVTNPHGGKNSQNTYDHTKDVFGTGHFLQHDVNLSSGNDRSQFYASYSNLQQQGIIKTNSDYNKNVARVNFSTLLTDKFHVAINANYSNIRSNRIQQGSNTSGLLLGQLRTAPDYDNTEYFGTAYASNGLATPGKQISYRNPIGASGSPGYDNPLWTMNKNLSYSVVNRFLGNMELNYDATPWLNLKANTGIDTYTDRRTDYINSQSATSLGGAYTEQYIQNSQWNTNLFATAKKKFSDAFAGTFLVGFNYNTRQFNNVGAGVTNFIIPDAPPNLANSPTSNRTPFNGMVLQRTSAGFATINTDIADQLFLNLTGRAEAASTFGPQAQSLFFYPSASAAWQFSKVLGTNDFFNFGKLRVSYGVVGQQPGAYTNLTQFGPAGYADGFGPTLTGSSYGVGGYAISNIAGNPKIRPEKKHEIETGLDIRLLNDKVTFSATAYYNKTTDVILPTQVAPSSGFTNIVSNAGVIENKGLEFSLGVNWLKRNDFSWSSNFIWSAYRNQVLDLAGAQYVFLAGFANGASVATKGQALGTLWGTDYAKGSDGKLTLDALGFPQVSPANSAVGNPNPNYRASFGNTFTYKNVSLYVLLETMVGGQMWNGTQGALFNFGTTQASAQVTTVSAADASTLKTADGKTILALATSPTTARAVANADGTYTFRGEVKDFGGGKVALDQAFYQGAGSGFNVVAPFVQDATWARLREVTLSYSLNSAAFKNSTKLQSLTFGLTGRNLLLWTPYKGIDPDTNLTGATNGRGLDYFQNPNTRSVLLKLTITY; encoded by the coding sequence ATGTGCTTCTCATTGGGTTTTGCGTTCAGTGTCTGGGCGCAAAACCGGGTGGTAACGGGTAAAGTGACCTCGCAAGAAGATGGGTCCATTTTGCCCGGAGTGAATGTGCTGCTGAAAGGAACAACGACAGGCACAGTAACCGATTCGAACGGTATCTACAAAATCGATGTTCCTTCAGACGGTGGTGTGCTGGTGTTTACTTTCATTGGCATGGAAAGCAAGGAAGAAACTGTCGGTGCACGCAACACGATTGATTTGCTGATGAAATCAGACATCAAACAATTGCAGGAGGTAGTGGTGAATGCCATCGGTGAGAATATCTCTAAAGACAAGATGGGCGTTGTGTCTACATCTGTAACAGGATCTTCGGTGGTTCAGTCAGGTGAAGCAGGCGTAATCAACGGCCTTGCCGGTAAGGCAGCTGGTGTGATTATCACGCGCAGCGGTGGTGACCCGGGTGCCGGTTCATACATCCAATTGCGTGGACAAAGCACGATCACGGGCGATCTGCAACCCCTGATTGTAATTGACGGTATGCCAATGTTCAATGACAACCTGGGTATGGCTGTTGGTGGTACTCAACAACAATCTCGCTTGAACGACATCAACCCTGCCGATATCGCCAATATTGAAGTGATTAAGAGCGCAGCCGGTGCTGCCTTATGGGGAAGCCGCGCACTAAACGGTGTGATCGTGATCACCACTAAAAAAGCGAAGAACTCGCAAGGCAGGCTAAATGCTTCTTACAGTGCTACCGCTTCTTTTGACATGGTAAACAAGATGCCTGACTTGCAGAGGACGTTCGGACAAGGATCAAACGGACTTTATAGTAATAGCGCTAGCACTAGCTACGGAGATGTGATTGCACAACGCACCGGAGGAGCTGAGACCCCAACAGGAACTGCGTACGTACAGTTTCCAGACGGAACCAAACGTTATGCAATAGCTGGTGGCAATGTTACTAATCCACATGGTGGAAAGAACTCCCAAAATACTTACGATCATACGAAAGATGTATTCGGCACTGGTCATTTTCTGCAACACGATGTGAACCTGAGCTCAGGAAACGATCGTTCCCAATTCTATGCGAGTTACTCTAATCTCCAGCAGCAGGGCATCATTAAAACTAACAGCGACTATAATAAGAATGTAGCTCGTGTGAATTTTTCAACCTTGCTCACCGATAAATTCCATGTCGCAATCAATGCGAACTATTCAAATATCAGGTCAAATCGTATTCAGCAAGGAAGCAACACTTCGGGATTGCTGTTAGGTCAGTTGCGTACAGCTCCTGACTATGATAATACCGAATATTTTGGTACTGCCTATGCATCGAACGGACTAGCTACTCCTGGCAAACAGATTAGCTATCGTAACCCGATCGGGGCAAGCGGGAGCCCTGGATACGACAATCCGCTTTGGACAATGAACAAGAATCTTAGCTATTCTGTAGTCAATCGTTTCCTTGGTAACATGGAATTGAACTATGATGCCACTCCTTGGTTAAACCTTAAGGCAAATACCGGTATTGATACTTACACAGACAGGAGAACGGACTACATCAACTCACAGTCAGCCACTTCGTTGGGTGGTGCATACACCGAACAGTACATCCAAAACTCACAGTGGAATACCAACTTATTCGCTACTGCCAAAAAGAAATTCTCCGATGCATTTGCCGGAACATTCCTTGTGGGATTCAACTATAATACACGTCAGTTTAATAATGTCGGAGCAGGTGTCACTAATTTTATCATTCCGGACGCTCCGCCCAACCTGGCGAATTCTCCTACGTCCAACAGAACGCCTTTTAACGGTATGGTTCTGCAACGTACAAGTGCAGGATTCGCTACTATCAATACAGATATAGCAGATCAGCTTTTCCTGAATCTTACAGGTCGTGCGGAAGCAGCGTCTACCTTTGGACCGCAAGCACAAAGTTTATTCTTCTATCCTTCAGCTTCCGCTGCATGGCAGTTCTCGAAGGTTCTTGGCACGAATGACTTTTTCAATTTTGGTAAATTGAGGGTGTCGTATGGTGTTGTTGGTCAGCAGCCGGGTGCCTACACCAATCTGACTCAATTCGGCCCTGCTGGTTACGCTGATGGCTTTGGCCCGACACTGACCGGATCAAGCTATGGCGTTGGTGGTTATGCCATCTCCAACATAGCGGGTAATCCCAAAATCCGTCCGGAAAAAAAGCATGAAATTGAAACTGGTCTTGACATAAGACTACTCAATGACAAAGTGACTTTCAGTGCGACTGCTTATTACAATAAAACCACAGATGTAATTCTCCCTACACAAGTGGCACCGTCCAGCGGTTTTACAAATATAGTGAGCAACGCAGGTGTGATTGAAAACAAAGGTCTGGAATTCTCTTTGGGCGTGAACTGGTTGAAGAGAAACGATTTCTCATGGAGTTCTAATTTCATTTGGTCAGCTTATCGCAACCAGGTACTGGATTTAGCGGGAGCTCAATATGTCTTCCTTGCAGGTTTTGCTAACGGAGCATCTGTTGCAACGAAAGGCCAGGCACTGGGAACGCTATGGGGAACTGATTATGCGAAAGGCTCCGATGGAAAACTCACATTAGATGCTCTCGGTTTCCCACAAGTATCTCCGGCCAATTCGGCTGTCGGAAACCCGAACCCGAACTACAGAGCAAGCTTTGGCAATACGTTTACCTATAAAAATGTGAGCTTGTATGTATTGCTTGAAACCATGGTTGGTGGTCAAATGTGGAACGGTACGCAAGGTGCGTTGTTCAACTTTGGCACAACACAAGCTAGCGCTCAAGTCACCACAGTTAGCGCTGCTGATGCAAGTACGTTAAAAACGGCCGATGGAAAGACAATTTTAGCCTTAGCAACAAGTCCAACCACTGCTAGAGCAGTTGCCAACGCTGATGGTACTTACACTTTCCGAGGTGAAGTAAAAGATTTTGGCGGTGGCAAAGTTGCTCTTGATCAGGCCTTTTATCAAGGCGCAGGCAGTGGCTTTAACGTAGTCGCTCCTTTTGTTCAAGACGCTACCTGGGCCAGGCTTCGTGAAGTGACCTTGTCATACTCATTGAATTCAGCGGCATTCAAGAATTCAACCAAGTTACAATCCCTCACCTTCGGACTCACAGGACGCAATCTCTTGTTATGGACTCCTTACAAAGGAATTGACCCGGATACTAATTTGACGGGGGCTACTAACGGACGTGGTTTGGATTATTTCCAAAATCCCAACACGCGGTCTGTATTGTTGAAACTGACTATTACTTATTAA
- a CDS encoding oxidoreductase: MNPLVLLHGALGASSQLQPLAKKLEERGRKVFLLNFSGHSGQEFSKNGFGIEVFASDLATLLDTKGLEQADVFGYSMGGYVTLWLAHLHPNRLGKIVTLGTKFDWSPESAEKEIRKMNADKIEEKIPAFARLLQQRHAPNDWRDVLQKTAGMMHSLGQKPLLTETVLQKIGPSVRVLLGDQDDMADLSFSKQVAAWLPTAKFELLPNTPHPIEKADLDMLVRLING, encoded by the coding sequence ATGAATCCATTGGTATTACTTCATGGGGCATTGGGTGCTTCATCACAACTTCAGCCTCTGGCAAAAAAACTGGAAGAGCGAGGGCGAAAAGTTTTTTTACTGAACTTCTCAGGCCACAGCGGTCAGGAATTTTCAAAGAATGGATTTGGAATTGAAGTATTTGCCAGTGACCTGGCAACACTGCTCGATACCAAAGGACTTGAGCAGGCAGATGTTTTTGGATATAGTATGGGGGGTTATGTGACCTTGTGGCTTGCGCATTTACATCCGAATCGTTTGGGAAAAATCGTTACGCTTGGAACCAAGTTCGATTGGAGTCCCGAGTCCGCAGAAAAAGAAATCAGGAAAATGAATGCGGATAAAATAGAAGAAAAAATTCCAGCCTTCGCACGACTGCTTCAGCAACGCCATGCGCCCAACGATTGGAGAGACGTTTTACAGAAGACGGCAGGCATGATGCATAGTCTCGGACAAAAGCCGTTGCTAACAGAAACGGTTTTACAAAAGATTGGACCTTCAGTGCGTGTTTTGCTCGGCGATCAGGATGATATGGCCGATTTAAGTTTCTCAAAGCAAGTTGCTGCCTGGTTGCCCACCGCAAAATTTGAATTGCTTCCCAATACGCCTCACCCAATTGAAAAAGCCGATCTGGACATGTTGGTCAGGCTCATCAACGGTTGA
- a CDS encoding helix-turn-helix transcriptional regulator, translating to MKRTIILYGLALAVLVFLLKQLEFRFYVRDLSMEFYVSALAVLFTTLGIWAGLKLTRKKVIIASPDFVLNESELQRLGVSKREHEVLQLMAQGLSNQEIADKLFVSLNTIKTHTSNLFLKLEVNRRTQAVQKGKELRLIP from the coding sequence ATGAAGCGAACCATCATTCTCTACGGCTTGGCCTTGGCAGTCCTCGTTTTCTTGTTGAAGCAGCTGGAGTTCCGTTTCTATGTCCGGGATTTGTCGATGGAGTTTTATGTGAGTGCCCTCGCAGTCCTTTTTACCACCCTCGGAATATGGGCGGGGCTGAAACTCACCAGGAAAAAAGTGATTATTGCTTCTCCCGATTTTGTCCTGAATGAATCTGAACTTCAGCGCCTGGGTGTGAGCAAGCGGGAACATGAGGTGCTGCAACTTATGGCGCAGGGACTGTCCAACCAGGAAATTGCCGACAAGCTATTCGTATCACTCAACACTATAAAAACACACACCTCCAATCTTTTCCTGAAACTTGAGGTAAATCGGAGAACGCAAGCTGTCCAAAAAGGAAAAGAATTGAGGCTAATACCCTGA
- the rny gene encoding ribonuclease Y yields the protein MDSIEIISIAIAAFAATILLSMLFGNFLYRRRLKKNRADAEEKSKMIIKEAELQAENIKKDRIIEAKEKLMKMKQEFEEEANRKKNQIITNEQKVKQREAQLNKELETVKRKEADIDEERQSLAQQHELVKKRKEELDKFNAQKVAMLENVSKLTADQARDQLVESMKEEAQTKASSYIKDIMEQAKLSATKEAKKIIVETIQRTASEQAVENCVSIFNIESDDIKGKIIGREGRNIRTLEAATGVEFIVDDTPEAIIISGFDPVRREIARLSLHRLVQDGRIHPARIEEVVAKTTKNIEDEINEIGERTVIDLGIHGLHPDLVRMVGRMRFRSSYGQNLLQHSREVANLCAIMASELGLNVKQAKRAGLLHDIGKVWPEELEKPHAIVGMELAQKYKEHPIVCNAIGAHHDEIEMTSIISPIIQACDAISGARPGARREVMEQYMKRLKELEHVGLSFEGVEKCYAIQAGRELRVIVDAEKATDERAAQLSFDISQKIERDMQYPGQIKVTVIREMRSVAYAK from the coding sequence ATGGACTCCATCGAGATAATATCAATAGCAATAGCGGCCTTTGCCGCCACCATATTGCTTAGTATGCTGTTCGGAAATTTCCTTTACCGCAGGCGATTGAAGAAAAACCGTGCGGATGCCGAAGAAAAATCAAAAATGATCATCAAGGAAGCTGAGCTTCAGGCCGAGAATATTAAAAAAGACCGCATCATCGAAGCGAAGGAGAAGCTGATGAAAATGAAGCAGGAATTTGAAGAAGAGGCTAATCGCAAGAAAAATCAGATCATTACCAACGAACAAAAAGTAAAACAGCGGGAAGCTCAGCTTAACAAAGAACTGGAGACTGTAAAGCGCAAGGAAGCCGATATCGATGAAGAGCGTCAGAGCCTCGCACAACAGCACGAACTGGTGAAAAAGCGCAAAGAGGAATTGGATAAGTTTAATGCCCAGAAAGTAGCGATGCTGGAAAATGTCTCTAAACTCACGGCCGATCAGGCCCGCGACCAATTAGTTGAGTCGATGAAGGAAGAAGCACAAACCAAAGCCAGCTCATACATCAAAGACATTATGGAGCAGGCTAAGTTGTCGGCCACCAAAGAAGCGAAGAAGATTATCGTTGAGACCATTCAACGCACGGCCTCTGAACAGGCGGTAGAGAACTGTGTTTCGATTTTTAATATTGAAAGTGACGATATCAAAGGGAAGATCATCGGTCGAGAAGGAAGGAACATTCGGACACTGGAAGCAGCCACAGGCGTTGAATTCATAGTAGACGATACACCTGAGGCGATCATCATTTCGGGTTTTGATCCCGTGCGCAGGGAGATTGCCCGTTTGTCGCTGCATCGCCTCGTACAGGATGGACGTATCCACCCGGCCCGCATTGAAGAAGTGGTGGCAAAAACAACTAAAAATATCGAAGACGAAATCAATGAGATCGGTGAGCGCACGGTAATCGATTTGGGCATTCATGGTTTGCATCCCGACCTGGTTAGAATGGTCGGTCGCATGCGTTTTCGCTCTTCCTACGGTCAGAACTTATTGCAGCACTCACGTGAAGTTGCCAACCTCTGTGCGATCATGGCATCGGAGCTGGGATTGAATGTGAAGCAGGCAAAGCGTGCCGGACTTCTGCATGATATCGGAAAAGTATGGCCCGAGGAATTGGAGAAGCCACACGCTATTGTGGGGATGGAACTTGCCCAGAAATACAAAGAGCATCCTATTGTATGCAACGCCATCGGTGCACATCACGATGAAATTGAAATGACCAGCATCATCTCTCCGATTATTCAGGCTTGTGATGCCATCTCAGGCGCACGTCCTGGCGCAAGGCGCGAAGTGATGGAGCAATACATGAAGCGCCTCAAAGAATTGGAACACGTAGGTCTCAGCTTTGAGGGAGTGGAAAAATGTTATGCCATCCAGGCGGGCCGTGAGCTTCGCGTGATTGTGGATGCTGAGAAAGCAACCGATGAACGCGCAGCTCAATTAAGCTTTGATATTTCTCAAAAGATCGAACGCGACATGCAGTATCCTGGCCAAATTAAGGTGACGGTGATTCGTGAAATGAGAAGTGTGGCTTACGCGAAATAA
- a CDS encoding histidine kinase, translating to MTLFDNFVYSKRWDIRILRHMTFWIADSLSYLFVISANTQIKPWNIESLLFNVPVAALITYFIIYYLLPSYSRDHNKLKLVAGAIAVFLYIGVGMRYYRFFIVYAIVDPAHPIPPNLWSFAGIAGEVFSWMTIMSLAVAIKMTKNKAELQRKNEMLLEEKKIAELSFLKAQMHPHFLFNTLNTLYSEIIRGGDKSEQIVLRLSNLLRFMLEECNQRVIPIEKEIRVIEDYIQLEKLRHGTRLRIDYESNLNGSSAFVSPLLLLPFVENSCKHTLSTIRGEIHIKVRIKAENNSVNLFVENELSTARNGSSRGIGINNIKRQLELLYDKDYKLDILQNNGMFAVHLEIPTLKKDE from the coding sequence ATGACTTTGTTTGACAATTTTGTTTACAGTAAGCGGTGGGATATTCGAATCCTGCGGCACATGACATTCTGGATAGCTGACAGCCTGAGCTATCTTTTCGTAATTTCTGCGAATACGCAAATCAAGCCCTGGAATATTGAAAGTCTTTTGTTCAATGTTCCGGTAGCAGCCCTGATCACTTATTTTATTATTTACTATCTCCTCCCTTCGTACTCGCGCGATCACAACAAACTCAAACTGGTTGCCGGGGCAATCGCTGTCTTCCTCTACATCGGTGTGGGTATGAGATATTATCGCTTTTTTATTGTCTACGCCATTGTTGATCCAGCTCACCCCATCCCGCCAAATCTTTGGAGTTTTGCCGGCATCGCAGGTGAAGTCTTCAGCTGGATGACCATCATGAGCCTTGCTGTGGCCATCAAAATGACAAAAAACAAAGCGGAGCTGCAGCGAAAAAATGAAATGCTACTGGAAGAGAAGAAGATTGCAGAACTAAGTTTCCTTAAGGCGCAAATGCATCCGCATTTTTTATTCAACACACTCAACACACTTTATTCTGAGATCATACGCGGAGGTGACAAAAGCGAGCAGATCGTATTGCGCCTCTCCAATTTGCTTCGGTTTATGCTCGAAGAGTGCAACCAACGAGTTATCCCGATCGAAAAGGAAATTCGGGTAATCGAAGATTATATCCAGCTGGAAAAATTAAGGCACGGAACTCGTCTTCGCATTGATTATGAATCGAATCTCAACGGATCATCCGCATTTGTTTCTCCTTTGTTGCTATTACCTTTTGTGGAAAATAGCTGCAAGCACACGCTTTCAACCATTCGCGGTGAAATACACATCAAAGTGCGGATCAAAGCAGAAAATAATTCAGTGAATTTATTCGTTGAAAATGAACTTAGTACCGCACGCAATGGCTCTTCACGTGGAATTGGAATAAACAACATCAAGCGGCAATTGGAGTTATTGTATGATAAAGATTACAAGCTTGATATCCTTCAAAACAACGGCATGTTTGCCGTGCACTTAGAAATACCAACGTTAAAAAAAGATGAATAA